The Bdellovibrio sp. NC01 genome includes the window AGCTCCACTTCGGCGTTTGGATTTTGCGCTTTGATTCGCTCTTCAATTGCGCGAGACGCACTCAAATGCCCCATTCCAATAGATGAATAAAGGATCAGAGTTTTTTGAGCAAAGGCCCAACTCGAGATAAATAGGCTTATCAGGAACGTCGCAACTATGTGCAGGGATCTCATGGAGTCCTCCTACCGCACTAATGTTCAAGGAGTAGGCCGAAGCTTCATTTTTGTTAAGGACGCGATTAATTTCTTTTGGATCCCGAGTATGCGTCAAGTTTCCCAAACTGAGACACAACAGAGGGCAAAAAGCCGTTAAAGAGTTAAGCGGCTCACTGCCGAAAATTGACATGAAAGGCTTCAGTTGAATTCTTCACCGCAAATGATATGACGAAGAGATAAAGGAACTCAATTATGGACGCCCACTACGGCAAAGTGATGCAAGCACGAGATCAAATTAAAACTGACGGCAGCAAATTGTATTTTGCGTATTCGGGAGTATTGGATCGCCAAGCTTTCGAAATTTGGGCAGAAGAGCACAGCTATCAGTTTTTCACATTGCCTGAAGGGCAAGTGGCCGAAGCCAAAGGTGTTGATTTGATTTTTGACTTTCCATCGCGCTGGTGGGGAGGCCGTGTTGCTGGTTTGACTGAAAAAGAAGGCGCATCTGTTTTTGGAAGACTGTTTGCAATTCCAGAAAAAGAATGGCCGATCATTCAGCACAAAGAAGGCGTTGTCACGGGAATGTCGGTGGAAACAACTCTGCGTGTTTTAGTCGACGGGCAAGAGTTTGAAGCCACAGCTTTCGTCACGTCGCCAAATCGTCGCAGTCTTGATGGCCCAGTCAGTGAGCGCTACTTGGAAGCATTGGTACGAGGCGCACGCGCTTCGGGATTGCCGGAAGAGTACATCGCTTCATTACCGGCGAAAGCGCAATGAAGCTTCCGATTTGTGTTTCCAAATAATGGCCAAGAATTGATCCCCATAGAGGCGAGATTTTTCTGGCGTGACGCCAATGATACGCGCCATCGCTTGAGCATCTTGGGGCATTTGTTCTGCCATCTCTGTAAGAGTGTGATTCTTAAACACTAAATAAGCCGGAATGTT containing:
- a CDS encoding gamma-glutamylcyclotransferase → MDAHYGKVMQARDQIKTDGSKLYFAYSGVLDRQAFEIWAEEHSYQFFTLPEGQVAEAKGVDLIFDFPSRWWGGRVAGLTEKEGASVFGRLFAIPEKEWPIIQHKEGVVTGMSVETTLRVLVDGQEFEATAFVTSPNRRSLDGPVSERYLEALVRGARASGLPEEYIASLPAKAQ